The DNA window CGGCGGTGGGCGCCGGCCGCCTCGGCGCTGGTCTTCACGCTCCACCAGGTCGCGTCCGGACCCGAGGAGGACGCGCTCGTCTACTCCGACTACGCGGCCTACGACCTCGGTCAGGCCGTGGCGCAGCTCTGTGTCCAGGCGGGCGCGCTCGGGCTGTCGTGCCACCAGTTCGCGGCCTTCGACCACGACGGCCTGGCGGGGGTCGCCGGCGTGCCGGCGCACTGGTCGGTCACGACCGGCATCGCGGTCGGGCGGGGGATCGTGAGCGACCTGGCACCCCGCACCCGCCGTCCGCTCGCCGAGATCGCGTACGGCGCCCGCTTCGGGGAGCCGGTGCTCTAGCGACCGGCCCAGGCGGCGAGCAGCTCGGCCTCCCGCTCCCGGCTGATCCCGGTGACCTTCGCGTCCGGCGTCGCCCGCAGCCAGGCGAGCGTCTCACGGGCGGTGTCGGCGACCGGGCGGGTGACCAGGCCCGCGTCGTACGACGGCGTCGCGTCGTGCGCCGTCATCCCGTCGTACTCCGGTCGTGGCAGCCAGAGAGGCAGGCTGTCCGGGCCGGCCCAGGGCTCCACGCCCTGCTCGGTCAGGAAGTCCTGCGGCACCCAGACCAGCTCGACCTCCGCGTCGCAGCCCGCGGCGACCTCGGAGAGCACCGCGCTCATCGTCGTGGTGCGCCCGACGCCGTCGTAGTCACCCACCAGCCGCACCTCGGCGGCGTCGACGATCCAGGTCGCGAGGTCGTGGACGTCGATGACCTGCGTGCTGTCCTCCGGGCGACCGGGCGCCAGCACCGTCCCACCGTCCGCCATCCGCGACGGCCAGTAGGTGAACCGGCCGCTCGGGTCGCCGGGGCCGACGATCAG is part of the Nocardioides conyzicola genome and encodes:
- a CDS encoding nitroreductase family protein: MDEPRILPLLRERRSVREYDETHELGSADLASLLEAARWAPSAGNSQPWAFLVGRRGDAAHEAFVPLLAPSVRRWAPAASALVFTLHQVASGPEEDALVYSDYAAYDLGQAVAQLCVQAGALGLSCHQFAAFDHDGLAGVAGVPAHWSVTTGIAVGRGIVSDLAPRTRRPLAEIAYGARFGEPVL
- a CDS encoding NAD-dependent epimerase/dehydratase family protein, encoding MKLLVLGGSVFLSQAVAADAVRRGHEVTCANRGTSGPVPDGARLVVWDRAQPAPGELSDDFEAVVDVGRYPSWTRTAVAAFPSAHWVFVSTVNVYSDESTPGGRPGTLPLRDALHEDVDLAVDMEAYGPMKVACEQIVRSGAASATVIRPGLIVGPGDPSGRFTYWPSRMADGGTVLAPGRPEDSTQVIDVHDLATWIVDAAEVRLVGDYDGVGRTTTMSAVLSEVAAGCDAEVELVWVPQDFLTEQGVEPWAGPDSLPLWLPRPEYDGMTAHDATPSYDAGLVTRPVADTARETLAWLRATPDAKVTGISREREAELLAAWAGR